A genomic segment from Streptomyces sp. NBC_00654 encodes:
- a CDS encoding glycoside hydrolase family 3 protein, which translates to MTTLVSTTDTLTRDALAVLQPGFTGTTAPDWVLRRVGEGLAAVALFGRNIQTPEQVAALTAQLRAEREDVLVAIDEEGGDVTRLEVRQGSSFPGNLALGAVDDVHLTRDVAQELGRRLAECGVNLNWAPSADANSDPGNPVIGVRSFGADPRLVARHTAAYIEGLQAAGVAACTKHFPGHGDTAVDSHHAMPRIDVDLETLHARELVPFRAAIAAGSKSVMTAHILLAALDSERPATISPQILTGLLREELGYDGLIVTDAVEMQAIASTYGIARGSVLAIAAGADALCVGGGLEDEPTVLLLRDALVEAVRSGELPEERLADAAARVRALASWTQSARGAVPEPGAAAQEGIAPGTGVSTDIGLVAARRAVQVTGTAERLTGPAYVAEFNPAPNIAVGNETPWGLAADLGRLLPGTESGTYGSDSTTAAADVLGAAGERRIVAVVRDAHRHAWMAEALDALVAARPDTIVVEMGLPQSEPRGSLYVATHGAARVCGLAAAEAITA; encoded by the coding sequence ATGACCACCCTCGTTTCCACTACGGACACGCTGACGCGCGACGCGCTCGCCGTCCTCCAGCCCGGGTTCACCGGCACCACCGCCCCGGACTGGGTCCTGCGCCGGGTCGGTGAAGGGCTCGCCGCCGTCGCGCTGTTCGGCCGCAACATCCAGACGCCCGAGCAGGTCGCCGCCCTCACCGCCCAGCTGCGGGCCGAGCGCGAGGACGTCCTCGTCGCGATCGACGAGGAAGGCGGTGACGTCACCCGGCTGGAGGTCCGGCAGGGTTCCTCGTTCCCCGGCAACCTCGCCCTCGGCGCGGTCGACGATGTGCACCTGACCCGGGACGTCGCCCAGGAGCTCGGCCGCCGGCTCGCCGAGTGCGGCGTCAACCTCAACTGGGCGCCGTCCGCCGACGCCAACTCCGACCCGGGCAACCCGGTCATCGGCGTCCGCTCCTTCGGGGCCGACCCTCGCCTCGTCGCCCGGCACACGGCCGCGTACATCGAGGGCCTCCAGGCCGCCGGTGTCGCCGCCTGCACCAAGCACTTCCCCGGGCACGGCGACACCGCGGTCGACTCGCACCACGCGATGCCCCGCATCGACGTGGACCTCGAAACCCTGCACGCCCGTGAGCTGGTGCCCTTCCGGGCGGCCATCGCGGCGGGCTCCAAGTCCGTGATGACGGCGCACATCCTGCTGGCCGCGCTGGACTCCGAGCGTCCCGCGACCATCAGCCCGCAGATCCTCACCGGTCTGCTGCGCGAGGAGCTCGGCTACGACGGCCTGATCGTCACCGACGCCGTGGAGATGCAGGCCATCGCCTCGACGTACGGCATAGCCCGCGGCTCCGTCCTCGCGATAGCCGCGGGTGCCGACGCCCTGTGCGTCGGCGGCGGGCTGGAGGACGAGCCCACGGTCCTGCTGCTGCGCGACGCGCTGGTCGAGGCGGTACGCAGCGGTGAACTGCCCGAGGAGCGGCTCGCCGACGCCGCGGCCCGGGTACGCGCACTCGCGTCCTGGACGCAGAGCGCGCGGGGGGCTGTCCCGGAGCCGGGCGCGGCAGCGCAGGAGGGGATCGCGCCCGGCACCGGAGTCAGCACCGACATCGGGCTGGTGGCGGCCCGCCGCGCGGTCCAGGTGACCGGCACGGCCGAGCGGCTCACCGGGCCGGCCTATGTGGCCGAGTTCAACCCGGCGCCCAACATCGCGGTCGGCAACGAGACCCCGTGGGGCCTCGCCGCCGACCTGGGCCGGCTGCTGCCCGGTACCGAGAGCGGTACCTACGGCAGCGACAGCACGACGGCGGCGGCCGACGTGCTGGGCGCGGCGGGGGAGCGGCGCATCGTCGCCGTCGTCCGTGACGCCCACCGGCACGCCTGGATGGCCGAGGCCCTCGACGCGCTGGTGGCGGCACGTCCCGACACGATCGTGGTCGAGATGGGTCTTCCCCAGTCGGAGCCGAGGGGATCGTTGTACGTGGCCACCCACGGTGCCGCACGGGTCTGCGGCCTGGCGGCGGCGGAGGCCATCACCGCCTGA
- the nagB gene encoding glucosamine-6-phosphate deaminase, with the protein MEVVIVPDAKAGGELIAEAIGALLSRKPDALLGVATGSTPLPIYQALAAGVRSGAVDASRARICQLDEYVGLPAGHPESYRSVVLREVVEPLGLSEASFMGPDGSAEDVQAACEAYDKALAAAGGVDLQLLGIGTDGHIGFNEPCSSLASRTRIKTLTEQTRVDNARFFDNDISQVPHHVITQGIGTILDSRHPILLATGEGKAEAIAQTVEGPVASIVPASALQLHPHATVVVDEAAASKLKLADYFRATFAAKPQWQGI; encoded by the coding sequence GTGGAAGTTGTCATCGTCCCGGATGCCAAGGCAGGCGGCGAACTCATCGCGGAGGCCATCGGCGCCCTGCTGAGCCGCAAGCCCGACGCCCTGCTCGGCGTTGCCACCGGCTCCACCCCGCTGCCCATCTACCAGGCGCTGGCGGCCGGCGTCCGCTCCGGTGCGGTGGACGCCTCGCGCGCCCGCATCTGCCAGCTGGACGAGTACGTCGGCCTGCCCGCGGGCCACCCGGAGTCGTACCGCTCCGTGGTGCTGCGCGAGGTCGTCGAGCCGCTCGGGCTCTCCGAGGCGTCCTTCATGGGCCCCGACGGCTCCGCCGAGGACGTCCAGGCCGCCTGCGAGGCGTACGACAAGGCGCTGGCGGCGGCCGGCGGGGTCGACCTCCAGCTGCTCGGCATCGGCACCGACGGCCACATAGGCTTCAACGAGCCGTGCTCCTCACTGGCCTCCCGCACCCGGATCAAGACGCTGACCGAGCAGACCCGGGTCGACAACGCGCGCTTCTTCGACAACGACATCTCCCAGGTGCCGCACCACGTGATCACCCAGGGCATCGGCACGATCCTGGACTCCCGGCACCCGATCCTGCTGGCCACCGGTGAGGGCAAGGCCGAGGCCATCGCGCAGACGGTGGAGGGACCGGTCGCCTCGATCGTGCCCGCCTCCGCACTCCAGTTGCACCCGCACGCGACGGTGGTGGTCGACGAGGCCGCCGCGTCGAAGCTGAAGCTGGCGGACTACTTCCGCGCCACGTTCGCGGCGAAGCCGCAGTGGCAGGGCATCTAG
- a CDS encoding SIS domain-containing protein, translated as MSATFSAGRNGRGEHPGRIMSGEMAEQPGMLRRILDRGAAGIREVAAEIAARKPRFVLLTARGTSDNAALYAKYLLEIRLGLPCGLASMSTTTAYGAKPDLTDVLVITISQSGGSPDLVASTKAAREAGAVTLAVTNNPDSALAAVSEYHIDILAGPEKALPATKTYTASLLSLYLFVEGLRGGDGSAAAVLPELAEAILGRGDEVRSLASRYRFAERMVITSRGYGYPTAKEAALKLMETSYIPALSYSGADLLHGPLAMVDNISPVIAVVTDGRGGEALQPVLDRLRGRGADLFVVGPKAQVDAASAGFVLPAAGVPEELQPILEILPLQMLAYEVTIARGQDPDAPRALAKVTETR; from the coding sequence ATGTCCGCCACCTTCTCGGCCGGGCGGAACGGCCGCGGCGAGCACCCCGGCCGGATCATGTCCGGCGAAATGGCCGAGCAGCCCGGGATGCTGCGGCGCATCCTCGACCGGGGTGCCGCCGGGATCCGTGAGGTGGCCGCGGAGATCGCCGCCAGGAAGCCCCGCTTCGTCCTGCTCACGGCGCGCGGTACGTCCGACAACGCGGCGCTGTACGCGAAGTACCTGCTGGAGATCCGGCTCGGCCTGCCCTGCGGCCTGGCGTCGATGTCCACCACGACGGCGTACGGGGCCAAGCCCGACCTCACCGACGTCCTGGTGATCACCATCAGTCAGTCGGGCGGCTCGCCCGACCTGGTGGCCTCCACGAAGGCGGCCCGGGAGGCCGGGGCGGTCACCCTCGCCGTCACCAACAACCCGGACTCCGCGCTGGCCGCGGTCTCCGAGTACCACATCGACATCCTCGCGGGCCCGGAGAAGGCGCTCCCGGCCACCAAGACGTACACCGCCTCCCTGCTGTCCCTCTATCTCTTCGTGGAGGGTCTGCGCGGCGGTGACGGCTCCGCCGCCGCCGTCCTGCCCGAGCTCGCCGAGGCGATCCTGGGGCGCGGGGACGAGGTCAGGTCGCTGGCCTCGCGCTACCGCTTCGCCGAGCGCATGGTCATCACCTCGCGCGGCTACGGCTACCCGACGGCCAAGGAGGCGGCCCTGAAGCTGATGGAGACCAGTTACATCCCCGCGCTCTCCTACTCCGGCGCCGATCTCCTGCACGGCCCGCTCGCGATGGTCGACAACATCTCCCCGGTGATCGCGGTCGTCACCGACGGACGGGGCGGCGAGGCCCTCCAGCCGGTCCTGGACCGGCTGCGCGGACGCGGCGCCGACCTCTTCGTGGTGGGTCCGAAGGCGCAGGTGGACGCGGCCTCCGCGGGCTTCGTGCTGCCGGCGGCGGGGGTGCCGGAGGAACTCCAGCCGATCCTGGAGATCCTGCCGCTCCAGATGCTCGCGTACGAGGTGACCATCGCCCGCGGCCAGGACCCGGACGCGCCACGCGCTCTGGCCAAGGTCACCGAGACCCGCTGA
- a CDS encoding sensor histidine kinase produces MNDLVRQHTALSDTDLEWLHLLVSEWQLLSDLSFADLVLWVPTRDGTRYVSVAQMRPNTGPTSYQDDMVGHLVPRGRRPLLDAALDEGRIVREGDPEWREEVPVRVESIPVRREGRVLGVIARNTNLLTVRTPSRLELTYLQSASDLAQMIAAGAFPFPGQQVDMDASPRVGDGLIRLDADGVVQYASPNGLSAYHRLGLASDLVGHHLGTTTAELAPSRGPVDEALVKVASGYAPREFEVECAGGVIQLRAIPLKPKGVRIGSLVLLRDVTELRRRERELITKDATIREIHHRVKNNLQTVAALLRLQARRMDSEQGREALNEAVRRVGSIAIVHETLSQNLDERVEFDEIADRVIAMVAEISPGKVTCRRTGRFGILDAEVATPLSMVLTEVLQNALEHAFTVAERGTVDVSAVRGGSPTEGRLLITVTDDGRGLPEGFDPQRAGNLGLQIVRTLVEGELGGTFGMLPGPERGTRVVLDLPVRNEK; encoded by the coding sequence ATGAACGACCTCGTCCGCCAGCACACAGCCCTGAGTGACACCGACCTCGAGTGGCTGCATCTGCTGGTCTCGGAGTGGCAGCTGCTCTCCGACCTGTCCTTCGCCGACCTCGTCCTGTGGGTTCCGACCCGCGACGGGACCCGCTATGTCTCCGTGGCGCAGATGCGGCCCAACACCGGCCCCACCTCCTACCAGGACGACATGGTCGGCCACCTGGTGCCGCGCGGGCGCCGTCCGCTGCTGGACGCCGCCCTGGACGAGGGCCGGATCGTGCGCGAGGGCGACCCGGAGTGGCGCGAGGAGGTGCCGGTACGGGTCGAGTCCATCCCCGTACGCCGTGAGGGGCGGGTGCTCGGTGTCATCGCGCGCAATACCAATCTCCTCACCGTGCGCACGCCCTCCCGGCTGGAACTCACCTACCTCCAGTCCGCCTCCGACCTGGCCCAGATGATCGCCGCCGGGGCCTTCCCCTTCCCCGGCCAGCAGGTCGACATGGACGCGTCCCCGCGCGTCGGCGACGGCCTGATCAGGCTCGACGCCGACGGGGTCGTGCAGTACGCCAGCCCCAACGGCCTGTCCGCGTACCACCGTCTGGGGCTCGCCTCCGACCTCGTCGGCCACCACCTCGGTACCACCACGGCCGAGCTCGCCCCGTCCCGGGGGCCGGTGGACGAGGCCCTGGTCAAGGTGGCCAGCGGCTACGCGCCCCGCGAGTTCGAGGTCGAGTGCGCCGGGGGTGTCATCCAGCTGCGGGCCATTCCGCTCAAACCCAAAGGTGTGCGCATCGGTTCGCTGGTCCTGCTGCGGGACGTCACCGAACTGCGCCGCCGCGAGCGCGAGTTGATCACCAAGGACGCCACCATCCGGGAGATCCACCACCGGGTGAAGAACAACCTCCAGACCGTGGCCGCCCTGTTGCGTCTCCAGGCCCGCCGGATGGACTCGGAGCAGGGCCGCGAGGCGCTCAATGAAGCGGTACGGAGGGTCGGTTCGATCGCGATCGTCCATGAGACGCTGTCCCAGAATCTGGACGAGCGGGTCGAGTTCGACGAGATCGCCGACCGGGTCATCGCGATGGTCGCCGAGATCTCCCCCGGCAAGGTCACCTGCCGCCGGACGGGGCGCTTCGGCATCCTTGACGCGGAAGTGGCCACTCCGCTCTCGATGGTCCTCACCGAGGTGCTGCAGAACGCCCTGGAGCACGCCTTCACGGTGGCCGAGCGCGGCACGGTGGACGTCTCCGCCGTCCGGGGCGGCTCGCCCACCGAGGGGCGGCTGCTGATCACGGTCACCGACGACGGGCGCGGTCTGCCCGAGGGGTTCGACCCGCAGCGGGCCGGCAACCTGGGACTCCAGATCGTACGGACCCTGGTGGAGGGTGAGCTGGGCGGAACCTTCGGGATGCTTCCTGGGCCCGAGCGCGGCACCCGGGTGGTGCTGGACCTCCCGGTCCGCAACGAGAAATAG
- a CDS encoding WhiB family transcriptional regulator, with protein sequence MDWRHNAVCREEDPELFFPIGNTGPALLQIEEAKAVCRRCPVMEQCLQWALESGQDSGVWGGLSEDERRAMKRRAARNRARNASA encoded by the coding sequence ATGGACTGGCGTCACAACGCCGTTTGTCGTGAGGAAGACCCCGAGCTGTTCTTCCCCATCGGCAACACCGGTCCTGCGCTGCTGCAGATCGAGGAAGCCAAGGCCGTCTGCCGTCGCTGCCCCGTCATGGAGCAGTGCCTGCAGTGGGCGCTCGAGTCCGGCCAGGACTCCGGCGTCTGGGGTGGCCTCAGCGAGGACGAGCGCCGCGCGATGAAGCGCCGTGCCGCTCGCAACCGGGCGCGTAACGCCAGCGCCTGA
- a CDS encoding diacylglycerol kinase family protein, giving the protein MRALLVVNPAATTTSARTRDVLIHALASEMKLEAVTTEYRGHARDLGRRAADSDDIDLVVALGGDGTVNEVVNGLLHNGPDVDSLPKLAVVPGGSTNVFARALGLPNDAVEATGAILDALEQRSERTVGLGLAAGTPGTADESVPDRWFTFCAGLGFDAGVIGRVEQQRERGRRSTHALYVRQVVRQFLEEPHRRHGMITLDVPGQDPVTDLALSIICNTAPWTYLGNRPMYASPKASFDTGLDILGLKRLSTPAVTRYATQLLTSSPEKGPHGKHAVSLHDLTDFTLHSKVPLPFQMDGDHLGLRTSVTFTGVRRALRVIV; this is encoded by the coding sequence ATGCGCGCACTCCTCGTGGTCAACCCAGCTGCTACCACCACCAGCGCGCGGACCCGTGACGTGCTCATTCACGCCCTGGCGAGCGAGATGAAGCTGGAAGCGGTGACCACCGAGTACCGCGGGCACGCCCGGGACCTGGGGCGCCGGGCCGCCGACAGCGACGACATCGACCTGGTGGTCGCCCTCGGCGGCGACGGCACGGTCAACGAGGTCGTGAACGGGCTGCTGCACAACGGCCCCGATGTGGACAGCCTGCCGAAGCTCGCGGTGGTTCCCGGCGGCTCCACCAATGTCTTCGCCCGCGCGCTGGGACTGCCCAACGACGCCGTGGAGGCGACGGGCGCGATCCTGGACGCGCTGGAGCAGCGGAGCGAGCGGACGGTCGGCCTCGGTCTGGCGGCCGGCACCCCCGGCACGGCGGACGAGTCGGTTCCGGACCGCTGGTTCACCTTCTGCGCCGGACTCGGATTCGACGCGGGGGTCATCGGCCGGGTCGAACAACAGCGCGAGCGCGGTCGGCGGTCGACGCATGCGCTCTACGTACGCCAGGTGGTCCGGCAATTCCTGGAGGAGCCGCACCGGCGGCACGGGATGATCACGCTGGACGTGCCCGGCCAGGACCCGGTCACCGACCTCGCCCTCTCCATAATCTGCAACACCGCCCCGTGGACCTACCTGGGCAATCGCCCGATGTACGCCTCTCCCAAGGCATCCTTCGACACCGGCCTGGACATTCTCGGGCTGAAGCGGCTGTCCACCCCCGCGGTGACCCGTTATGCCACCCAGCTGCTCACTTCGAGCCCCGAAAAGGGCCCGCACGGAAAGCACGCGGTTTCACTGCATGACCTCACGGACTTCACCTTGCATTCAAAGGTGCCACTGCCCTTCCAGATGGACGGTGACCACCTGGGACTGCGTACGAGCGTGACGTTCACAGGCGTACGCCGTGCACTGCGTGTGATTGTGTGA
- a CDS encoding RNA polymerase sigma factor SigF, which translates to MRDETIRPGVVRPAAIPEQQARPHPVDGADGPESRTVAVEQSQAERTVQMSEHGHHDPHDRSGARALFIELRELPDGSPEKAELRNRLVRMHLPLVEHLARRFRNRGEPLDDLTQVATIGLIKSVDRFDPDRGVEFSTYATPTVVGEIKRHFRDKGWAVRVPRRLQELRLSLTTATAELSQQHGRSPTVHELAERLGISEEEVLEGLESANAYSTLSLDVPDTDDESPAVADTLGSEDEALEGVEYRESLKPLLEDLPPREKRILLLRFFGNMTQSQIAQEVGISQMHVSRLLARTLAQLRERLLVEE; encoded by the coding sequence GTGCGGGACGAGACGATCCGACCCGGGGTGGTGCGCCCAGCAGCCATCCCTGAGCAACAGGCCCGGCCGCATCCGGTGGACGGAGCGGACGGGCCCGAGAGCCGTACGGTCGCGGTGGAGCAGTCGCAGGCAGAGCGGACGGTCCAGATGAGCGAGCACGGGCACCACGATCCACATGACCGCAGCGGGGCGCGGGCACTCTTCATCGAGCTGCGGGAGCTGCCCGACGGCTCGCCCGAGAAGGCGGAGCTGCGCAACCGGCTGGTGCGGATGCATCTGCCGCTCGTGGAGCATCTGGCGCGCCGCTTCCGCAACCGCGGCGAGCCGCTGGACGACCTGACCCAGGTCGCCACGATCGGCCTGATCAAGTCGGTGGACCGGTTCGATCCGGACCGGGGCGTGGAGTTCTCGACGTACGCGACCCCCACGGTCGTCGGCGAGATCAAGCGCCACTTCCGCGACAAGGGCTGGGCGGTACGGGTGCCGCGCCGTCTTCAGGAGCTGCGGCTCTCGCTGACCACGGCCACCGCGGAGCTCTCCCAGCAGCACGGCCGCTCGCCGACCGTGCACGAGCTGGCGGAGCGGCTGGGCATCTCCGAGGAAGAGGTCCTGGAGGGGCTGGAATCGGCCAACGCGTACAGCACGCTCTCCCTGGACGTCCCGGACACGGACGACGAGTCGCCCGCGGTCGCGGACACGCTCGGCTCCGAGGACGAGGCGCTGGAGGGTGTCGAGTACCGGGAGTCGCTGAAACCGCTGCTGGAAGACCTGCCGCCGCGCGAGAAGCGCATTCTGCTGCTGCGCTTCTTCGGGAACATGACCCAGTCGCAGATCGCGCAGGAGGTCGGCATCTCGCAGATGCATGTCTCGCGGCTGCTGGCCCGCACACTCGCCCAGCTGCGCGAGCGGCTGCTCGTGGAGGAGTAG
- a CDS encoding anti-sigma regulatory factor: MSQIAGEPGNQDFVEVRLPAAGAYLSVLRTATAGLAARLDFTLDEIEDLRIAVDEACAILLQQAVPGSVLSCVFRLVDDSLEVTVSAPTTDGRAPERDTFAWTVLSALAGKVDSTVADDRTVSISLYKQRGAGPGPA, from the coding sequence GTGTCCCAGATCGCAGGCGAGCCCGGGAATCAGGACTTCGTAGAGGTCCGGCTGCCCGCTGCGGGTGCCTACCTGTCGGTGCTGCGAACGGCCACGGCCGGTCTCGCAGCGCGTTTGGACTTCACTCTCGACGAGATCGAGGACCTTCGCATCGCGGTCGACGAGGCCTGCGCGATCCTGCTCCAGCAGGCCGTGCCGGGCTCCGTCCTCAGCTGCGTGTTCCGTCTCGTCGACGACTCTCTCGAGGTGACGGTGTCGGCCCCCACGACGGACGGCCGCGCGCCCGAACGTGACACCTTCGCCTGGACGGTGCTCTCCGCGCTGGCCGGCAAGGTCGACTCCACGGTCGCCGACGACCGTACGGTCAGCATCAGCCTCTACAAGCAACGCGGCGCGGGCCCCGGGCCGGCGTGA
- a CDS encoding UBP-type zinc finger domain-containing protein, protein MSECPHVLELPRPEPAPLSGTCLECLAAGSHPVQLRLCLACGHVGCCDSSPLRHASAHYKESGHPVMRSFEQGESWRWCFQDGSIV, encoded by the coding sequence ATGAGTGAGTGCCCGCACGTTCTCGAACTGCCGCGCCCCGAGCCCGCCCCGCTCAGCGGCACCTGTCTCGAATGCCTGGCGGCGGGCAGCCACCCCGTGCAGCTGCGGCTGTGCCTGGCCTGCGGGCATGTCGGCTGCTGCGACTCGTCGCCGCTGAGGCATGCCTCGGCGCACTACAAGGAGTCCGGTCATCCCGTGATGCGGAGCTTCGAGCAGGGCGAGAGCTGGCGCTGGTGCTTCCAGGACGGTTCGATCGTCTGA
- a CDS encoding Na+/H+ antiporter has product MDALPLVALIAASAAVAGAARRTPVPPPLLLVAVGLVASYLPGVPSYTLDAHIVLPLLLPPLLYTAAVDSSYLDLRANARPVALLSVGYVLFATVAVGWLAYLMVPDLPLTAALVLGAVIAPPDAVTAAAIARRVGLPARVTTILQGESLVNDATAITAFKVALAAAVGEGMSWGAGIGEFLLAAFGGVGVGLLLMVPLHWLRTHLKEALLQNTLSLLIPFVAYAAAERVHASGVLAVVVVALYLGHRSWQVDFATRLQEAAVWKMVAFVLESAVFALIGLQLPFVLKGLGAYGVGEALGYAVVVFLAVVVVRFVWVYPATYLPRWLSRRIREREPGTDWTAPLIVGWAGMRGVVSLAIAFSIPMVTHDGEDFPARNLVLFLTFTTVIGTLVIQGLTLPLLVRVLKLPGRDAQAETLAEAQAQSEASTAAEERLEELLSDEHNRLPPPLADRLRTVMERRRNAVWERLGAADPVTGESADDTYRRLAREMIGAEREVFVRLRDERRIDDEMMRTLLRRLDLEEAAAYRETDDS; this is encoded by the coding sequence ATGGACGCATTGCCGCTGGTGGCCCTGATCGCGGCCAGTGCGGCGGTCGCGGGGGCGGCGCGCCGGACCCCCGTGCCCCCGCCGCTGCTGCTGGTCGCCGTGGGTCTGGTGGCCTCGTACCTTCCCGGGGTGCCGTCGTACACCCTGGACGCGCACATCGTGCTCCCGCTGCTGCTGCCGCCGCTGCTCTACACGGCGGCGGTCGACAGCTCGTACCTCGATCTGCGGGCCAACGCGCGGCCGGTCGCGCTGCTCTCCGTGGGGTACGTGCTCTTCGCGACCGTGGCGGTGGGCTGGCTCGCCTATCTGATGGTGCCCGACCTGCCGCTCACCGCGGCGCTGGTCCTCGGGGCGGTGATCGCCCCGCCGGACGCCGTGACGGCCGCCGCCATCGCCCGCCGGGTCGGGCTGCCCGCCCGGGTCACCACGATCCTCCAGGGCGAGTCCCTGGTGAACGACGCCACCGCGATCACCGCCTTCAAGGTGGCGCTGGCCGCCGCGGTCGGTGAGGGGATGAGCTGGGGCGCCGGGATCGGCGAGTTCCTGCTGGCGGCGTTCGGCGGGGTGGGTGTGGGTCTGCTCCTGATGGTGCCGCTGCACTGGCTGCGCACCCACCTCAAGGAGGCGCTCCTCCAGAACACGCTGTCCCTCCTCATCCCGTTCGTGGCGTACGCGGCGGCCGAACGGGTGCATGCCTCCGGAGTGCTCGCCGTCGTGGTCGTCGCGCTCTATCTGGGGCACCGTTCCTGGCAGGTCGACTTCGCGACCCGGCTCCAGGAGGCGGCGGTCTGGAAGATGGTCGCGTTCGTCCTGGAGTCCGCGGTGTTCGCCCTCATCGGGCTCCAGCTGCCCTTCGTACTGAAGGGGCTCGGCGCGTACGGGGTGGGGGAGGCGCTCGGCTACGCGGTCGTGGTGTTCCTCGCGGTCGTCGTGGTGCGGTTCGTCTGGGTCTACCCGGCCACCTATCTGCCCCGGTGGCTCTCCCGGCGGATCCGGGAACGCGAGCCCGGGACCGACTGGACCGCCCCGCTGATCGTGGGGTGGGCCGGGATGCGCGGCGTCGTCTCGCTCGCCATCGCGTTCTCGATCCCGATGGTCACCCATGACGGTGAGGACTTCCCGGCCCGGAACCTGGTGCTGTTCCTGACCTTCACCACGGTCATCGGCACGCTGGTGATCCAGGGCCTGACCCTGCCCCTCCTGGTGCGGGTGCTGAAGCTCCCGGGGCGTGACGCGCAGGCCGAGACGCTGGCCGAGGCGCAGGCGCAGAGCGAGGCGTCCACGGCCGCCGAGGAACGTCTGGAGGAGCTGCTGTCCGACGAGCACAACCGTCTGCCCCCGCCGCTGGCCGACCGGCTGCGCACCGTGATGGAGCGCCGGCGCAACGCCGTGTGGGAGCGGCTGGGCGCGGCCGACCCGGTCACCGGGGAGTCGGCGGACGACACCTATCGCCGCCTGGCCCGGGAGATGATCGGGGCGGAGCGCGAGGTCTTCGTGCGGCTGCGCGACGAGCGGCGGATCGACGACGAGATGATGCGGACCCTGCTGCGGCGGCTCGACCTGGAGGAGGCGGCGGCCTACCGGGAGACCGACGACTCGTAG
- a CDS encoding 1-aminocyclopropane-1-carboxylate deaminase/D-cysteine desulfhydrase, which translates to MHHEAPRPARPRPRLPSPLRPAEDERFARHGVTLLLKRDDLIHPDLPGNKWRKLSPNLAAAAGSPLLTFGGAYSNHLRATAAAGRLFGFPTIGVVRGDELAHRPLNPSLARCAADGMRLHFVDRATYRAKTRPEVLEGLLSLFGEVCVIPEGGSNALAAQGCTALGQELRGRTDVAAVACGTGGTLAGLAAGLDPGQRALGIPVLRGGFLGGEVTRLQHEAFGRRAGRWSLDERFHFGGYARTPPELHAFAEDFEDRHGLPVERMYVAKMLYALTALTEEGAFAPGTTVTAVVTGPPYESSVSR; encoded by the coding sequence ATGCACCACGAAGCCCCCCGTCCCGCCCGGCCGCGGCCCCGCCTCCCCTCGCCGCTGCGGCCGGCCGAGGACGAGCGGTTCGCCCGGCACGGCGTCACGCTGCTGCTCAAGCGCGACGACCTGATCCACCCGGACCTGCCGGGCAACAAGTGGCGCAAGCTCTCGCCCAACCTCGCGGCCGCCGCCGGATCGCCCCTGCTCACCTTCGGCGGTGCCTACTCCAACCATCTGCGGGCCACCGCGGCCGCCGGGCGGCTGTTCGGGTTCCCCACGATCGGCGTCGTACGCGGCGACGAACTGGCCCACCGTCCGCTCAACCCCTCACTGGCCCGTTGCGCGGCCGACGGCATGCGTCTGCACTTCGTGGACCGCGCGACGTACCGGGCGAAGACCCGTCCAGAGGTCCTGGAGGGGCTGCTGAGCCTCTTCGGGGAGGTCTGTGTCATCCCGGAGGGCGGCAGCAACGCCCTGGCCGCACAGGGCTGCACAGCCCTGGGGCAGGAGTTGCGCGGGCGCACCGACGTGGCCGCCGTGGCGTGCGGGACGGGGGGCACCCTGGCCGGCCTCGCCGCAGGCCTGGATCCGGGTCAGCGCGCGCTGGGCATCCCGGTCCTGCGCGGCGGCTTCCTGGGGGGCGAGGTGACCCGGCTCCAGCACGAGGCCTTCGGCCGTCGCGCCGGGCGGTGGTCCCTGGACGAACGCTTCCACTTCGGCGGCTACGCCCGTACGCCCCCGGAGCTGCACGCCTTCGCCGAGGACTTCGAGGACCGGCACGGGCTGCCCGTCGAGCGGATGTACGTCGCGAAGATGCTGTACGCGCTGACGGCCCTCACCGAGGAGGGCGCCTTCGCACCGGGAACGACGGTGACCGCCGTGGTGACCGGCCCGCCCTACGAGTCGTCGGTCTCCCGGTAG